The following are from one region of the Stanieria cyanosphaera PCC 7437 genome:
- the rsmI gene encoding 16S rRNA (cytidine(1402)-2'-O)-methyltransferase, with protein MSKNLVLGKLYLVGTPIGNVEDITLRAIRILQEVDLIAAEDTRHTGKLLQHLQINTSQISYHEHNQATRIPELLTRLQEGKDIAVVSDAGMPSISDPGYQLVKAAVELGIEVIPIPGITAAITALAASGLATARFVFEGFLPYKNKERTTRLDEIKDQSRTMIFYEAPHRLLSTLKDLEQVLGSERKIVLARELTKLYEEFWRGTIADAIALYTEVRQPKGEYTLVIAGKPVATNVTLSETELKHQLEQLLQQGMNKSQASRHLASLTTQSRQEIYQIAIAMSKQNSES; from the coding sequence ATGAGCAAAAATTTGGTTTTAGGAAAACTTTATTTAGTAGGAACACCGATAGGTAATGTAGAGGATATTACTTTAAGAGCAATTCGCATTCTACAAGAAGTAGATTTGATTGCAGCAGAAGATACTCGTCATACTGGAAAATTATTACAACATTTGCAGATTAATACATCTCAAATTAGTTATCACGAACATAATCAAGCTACTCGTATTCCAGAATTGTTAACTAGATTACAGGAGGGGAAAGACATTGCGGTAGTTAGTGATGCCGGAATGCCTAGTATTTCCGATCCTGGTTATCAATTGGTTAAAGCTGCTGTGGAATTGGGAATAGAAGTAATTCCAATTCCTGGTATAACAGCAGCAATTACTGCTTTAGCTGCTTCTGGTTTAGCCACAGCAAGATTTGTTTTTGAAGGTTTTCTGCCCTATAAAAATAAAGAAAGAACTACTCGCCTCGATGAAATTAAAGATCAAAGTCGAACAATGATTTTTTATGAAGCACCCCATCGTTTATTATCAACTTTAAAAGATTTAGAACAGGTGTTAGGTTCAGAAAGAAAAATAGTACTAGCAAGAGAATTAACCAAACTTTATGAAGAATTTTGGCGAGGCACAATTGCCGATGCGATCGCTTTGTATACTGAAGTACGTCAACCTAAAGGAGAATATACCTTAGTAATTGCAGGTAAACCAGTAGCAACGAACGTAACTTTATCAGAAACCGAATTAAAGCATCAGTTAGAACAATTGTTGCAACAAGGGATGAATAAGTCTCAAGCTAGTCGTCATTTAGCTAGTTTAACTACTCAATCTCGCCAAGAAATTTATCAAATTGCTATAGCAATGAGCAAACAAAATTCTGAAAGTTGA
- the murG gene encoding undecaprenyldiphospho-muramoylpentapeptide beta-N-acetylglucosaminyltransferase — protein MSRKSTCLLIAASGTGGHLFPALAVAEQLSDYQIEWLGVANRLEKTLVPDCYTRHTINIEGFQQGFGLKTLPILVRFVMAVFQVRQLIKKYQIDAVFTTGGYIAAPAILAARLQNIPAILHESNYIPGKVTRWLSRWCDVVALGFAGTAQYLPNIETVYVSTPVRSQFFSSQNLDLAIPPGVPLIVVVGGSQGAVAVNQLVRQAAAAWLDLGAYIVHLTGEKDLDVQSFQHPHYICLPFYENMAGLLQRANLVISRAGAGTLTELAVTSTPAILIPYPYAAEDHQTYNAQVFANAGAGLVLTQSELTAQILQETVLELLHSPSQLKAMATKAKNLAMIDSAKRLANLVDNLLTKSTQ, from the coding sequence GTGTCTAGAAAATCTACTTGCTTACTGATTGCAGCTAGTGGTACAGGAGGACATTTATTTCCTGCCTTAGCTGTAGCCGAACAATTATCTGATTATCAAATCGAATGGTTAGGAGTTGCTAATCGTCTAGAAAAAACGTTAGTTCCTGACTGCTACACTCGACACACTATTAATATTGAAGGATTTCAACAAGGGTTTGGCTTGAAAACTCTTCCCATCCTTGTTCGTTTTGTGATGGCAGTTTTTCAAGTGCGACAACTAATTAAAAAGTACCAAATTGATGCCGTATTTACTACAGGAGGTTATATTGCTGCTCCTGCTATCTTAGCTGCTCGTTTACAGAATATTCCAGCGATTCTTCATGAATCAAATTATATTCCTGGAAAAGTTACTCGTTGGTTGAGTCGTTGGTGTGATGTTGTGGCTTTAGGTTTTGCAGGCACTGCTCAGTATTTACCCAACATTGAAACTGTTTATGTTAGTACTCCTGTGCGATCGCAGTTTTTTAGCAGTCAAAATTTAGATTTAGCGATTCCTCCTGGCGTACCTTTAATTGTGGTTGTAGGAGGTTCTCAAGGTGCAGTAGCAGTCAATCAATTAGTAAGACAAGCTGCTGCTGCTTGGTTAGATCTGGGAGCGTACATCGTTCATCTCACAGGAGAAAAAGACCTAGATGTGCAGAGTTTTCAACATCCCCATTATATTTGTTTGCCTTTTTATGAAAACATGGCAGGATTATTACAAAGAGCGAATTTAGTCATTAGTCGTGCTGGCGCAGGAACTTTAACTGAACTAGCGGTTACCAGTACTCCAGCTATTTTAATTCCCTATCCTTATGCAGCCGAAGATCATCAAACTTATAATGCTCAAGTCTTTGCTAATGCTGGTGCAGGATTAGTTTTGACTCAATCAGAATTAACCGCTCAAATTTTGCAAGAAACCGTCTTAGAATTACTGCATTCTCCTTCTCAATTGAAGGCAATGGCAACCAAAGCTAAAAATTTAGCCATGATTGATAGTGCTAAACGTTTAGCTAATTTAGTAGACAACTTGCTGACAAAATCAACTCAATAG
- a CDS encoding chromosome segregation SMC protein: MEDINNYLNAIQQEIIAEEKTVKVARLIILLTKIEKELNTVKSTLTKLQLHQKNYKQDSPLAEQIEQKLETVEQLLAKIRKARLNLNYYFI; encoded by the coding sequence ATGGAAGATATTAATAATTATTTAAACGCTATTCAACAAGAAATAATTGCTGAAGAAAAAACTGTTAAAGTTGCCCGATTAATAATTCTATTAACTAAAATAGAAAAAGAATTAAATACAGTTAAATCAACTTTGACTAAACTTCAATTGCATCAAAAAAACTACAAACAAGATTCTCCTTTAGCCGAACAAATTGAGCAAAAACTTGAAACAGTTGAGCAACTTTTAGCAAAAATTCGTAAAGCTAGATTGAATTTAAATTATTATTTTATTTAA